The following proteins come from a genomic window of Pseudomonas sp. MAG733B:
- the purD gene encoding phosphoribosylamine--glycine ligase: MNVLIIGSGGREHALAWKVAQDPRVQKVFVAPGNAGTAIEAKCENVAIDVLALEQLADFAEKNVSLTIVGPEVPLVAGVVDLFRSRGLDCFGPTAGAAQLEGSKAFTKDFLARHKIPTADYQNFTEIEPALAYLRKKGAPIVIKADGLAAGKGVIVAMTLTEAEDAVRDMLAGNAFGDAGSRVVIEEFLDGEEASFIVMVDGKNVLPMATSQDHKRVGDGDTGPNTGGMGAYSPAPVVTSEVHKRVMDLVIWPTVRGMAEEGNVYTGFLYAGLMIDKAGNPKVIEFNCRFGDPETQPVMLRLQSSLVLLVEAALAQALDKVEAQWDPRPSVGIVLAAGGYPGDYAKGAAIKGLDAAAALEGKVFHAGTALENGQVVTAGGRVLCATAMGASVDAAQQQAYKLAASIDWEGCFYRKDIGYRAIARERGENQE, translated from the coding sequence ATGAATGTTTTGATCATTGGCAGCGGTGGCCGTGAACACGCCCTGGCCTGGAAAGTGGCTCAGGATCCGCGCGTGCAGAAGGTTTTCGTCGCTCCGGGCAATGCCGGTACCGCGATCGAAGCCAAGTGCGAGAACGTCGCCATCGACGTATTGGCCCTTGAGCAACTGGCGGACTTTGCCGAGAAAAACGTTTCCCTGACCATCGTTGGCCCGGAAGTGCCACTGGTCGCTGGCGTCGTTGACCTGTTCCGCTCCCGTGGCCTGGATTGCTTCGGTCCGACCGCTGGCGCCGCTCAGCTGGAAGGTTCGAAAGCCTTCACCAAGGACTTCCTGGCTCGCCACAAGATCCCGACCGCCGACTACCAGAACTTCACCGAGATAGAGCCGGCCCTGGCTTACCTGCGTAAAAAAGGTGCGCCGATCGTGATCAAGGCCGATGGCCTGGCTGCCGGCAAAGGCGTGATCGTTGCCATGACCCTGACCGAAGCCGAAGACGCCGTGCGCGACATGCTGGCGGGCAATGCCTTTGGCGATGCTGGTTCGCGCGTGGTGATCGAAGAATTCCTGGACGGCGAAGAAGCCAGTTTCATTGTCATGGTCGACGGCAAGAACGTGCTGCCGATGGCCACCAGCCAGGACCACAAACGCGTCGGCGACGGCGACACCGGTCCGAACACCGGCGGCATGGGTGCTTACTCCCCTGCTCCAGTTGTTACCAGCGAAGTGCACAAGCGCGTCATGGACTTGGTGATCTGGCCGACGGTTCGCGGCATGGCCGAGGAAGGGAACGTCTACACTGGCTTCCTGTACGCGGGCCTGATGATCGACAAGGCTGGTAACCCAAAAGTTATCGAATTTAACTGCCGTTTCGGCGACCCTGAAACCCAACCGGTCATGCTGCGTTTGCAGTCGAGCCTGGTGCTGCTGGTAGAAGCTGCGCTGGCACAGGCGCTGGACAAGGTCGAGGCACAATGGGATCCACGTCCGAGCGTCGGCATCGTGCTGGCCGCGGGCGGCTATCCTGGTGACTACGCCAAAGGCGCGGCCATCAAGGGCCTGGATGCAGCGGCGGCACTGGAAGGCAAAGTTTTCCACGCCGGTACTGCTCTTGAAAACGGTCAGGTTGTTACGGCCGGTGGTCGTGTGCTTTGCGCCACTGCCATGGGTGCCAGCGTCGATGCTGCACAGCAGCAGGCTTACAAACTGGCGGCCAGCATTGATTGGGAAGGCTGTTTCTATCGCAAGGACATTGGCTACCGTGCCATTGCCCGCGAGCGTGGCGAAAATCAGGAATAA
- the purH gene encoding bifunctional phosphoribosylaminoimidazolecarboxamide formyltransferase/IMP cyclohydrolase encodes MTDQTTRLPIRRALISVSDKTGILEFAKELEALGVEILSTGGTFKLLQDNGVAAVEVADYTGFAEMMDGRVKTLHPKIHGGILGRRGIDDAIMNEHGIKPIDLVAVNLYPFEATINKPGCDLPTAIENIDIGGPTMVRSAAKNHKDVAIVVNAGDYASVLENLKAGGLTYAQRFDLMLKAFEHTAAYDGMIANYMGTVNQAAETLSTSGRSEFPRTFNSQFIKAQEMRYGENPHQSAAFYVEAKPAEVGIATATQLQGKELSYNNVADTDAALECVKSFVKPACVIVKHANPCGVAVSPDAEGGIRKAYDLAYATDTESAFGGIIAFNRELDAETAKAIVERQFVEVIIAPSVSEEARAIVAAKANVRLLACGEWSADRAAAWDYKRVNGGLLVQSRDIGMISADDLKVVTKRAPTEQEIHDLIFAWKVAKYVKSNAIVYAKNRQTIGVGAGQMSRVNSARIAAIKAEHAGLQVAGSVMASDAFFPFRDGLDNAAKVGITAVIQPGGSMRDAEVIAAADEAGIAMVFTGMRHFRH; translated from the coding sequence ATGACCGACCAGACTACCCGCCTGCCGATCCGCCGCGCCTTGATCAGCGTTTCCGACAAGACCGGGATCCTCGAATTCGCCAAAGAGCTTGAAGCTCTGGGCGTCGAGATCCTCTCCACCGGCGGAACGTTCAAGCTGCTGCAGGACAACGGCGTTGCCGCAGTGGAAGTCGCTGATTACACCGGTTTTGCCGAAATGATGGACGGCCGGGTGAAAACCCTGCATCCGAAAATCCACGGCGGGATCCTCGGTCGTCGCGGTATCGACGACGCCATCATGAACGAGCACGGCATCAAGCCGATCGATCTGGTAGCGGTCAACCTGTACCCGTTCGAAGCCACCATCAACAAGCCAGGCTGCGACCTGCCGACCGCGATCGAGAACATCGACATCGGCGGCCCGACCATGGTCCGTTCCGCAGCCAAGAACCACAAAGACGTTGCCATCGTGGTTAACGCCGGCGATTACGCCAGCGTCCTGGAAAACCTCAAGGCCGGTGGCCTGACCTACGCTCAGCGTTTCGACCTGATGCTCAAGGCGTTCGAACACACCGCCGCCTACGACGGCATGATCGCCAACTACATGGGCACTGTGAACCAGGCTGCCGAGACACTCTCGACCTCCGGCCGCAGCGAATTCCCGCGCACCTTCAACAGCCAGTTCATCAAGGCCCAGGAAATGCGCTATGGCGAGAACCCGCACCAGAGCGCGGCGTTCTACGTGGAAGCCAAGCCTGCCGAAGTCGGCATCGCCACCGCAACCCAACTGCAAGGCAAGGAACTGTCGTACAACAACGTGGCCGACACCGATGCCGCGCTGGAATGCGTGAAGAGCTTCGTCAAGCCGGCCTGCGTGATCGTCAAGCACGCCAACCCGTGCGGCGTGGCCGTCAGCCCGGACGCTGAAGGCGGTATCCGCAAGGCCTACGACCTGGCCTACGCCACCGACACCGAATCCGCTTTCGGCGGCATCATCGCCTTCAACCGCGAGCTGGACGCCGAGACTGCCAAGGCCATCGTCGAGCGTCAGTTCGTCGAAGTGATCATCGCTCCTTCGGTCAGCGAAGAAGCCCGCGCCATCGTCGCCGCCAAAGCCAACGTACGCCTGCTGGCCTGCGGCGAGTGGTCGGCAGATCGTGCCGCTGCCTGGGACTACAAGCGCGTCAACGGTGGCCTGCTGGTGCAGAGCCGCGACATCGGCATGATCAGCGCCGATGACCTGAAAGTCGTGACCAAACGCGCACCGACCGAACAGGAAATCCACGACCTGATCTTCGCCTGGAAAGTCGCCAAGTACGTGAAGTCCAACGCCATCGTCTACGCCAAGAACCGCCAGACCATCGGTGTCGGCGCGGGCCAGATGAGCCGCGTGAACTCGGCGCGTATTGCTGCAATCAAGGCAGAGCATGCCGGCTTGCAGGTAGCCGGTTCGGTGATGGCGTCCGACGCTTTCTTCCCGTTCCGCGACGGTCTGGACAATGCGGCCAAGGTCGGTATCACTGCGGTGATCCAGCCAGGCGGTTCGATGCGTGATGCTGAAGTGATTGCTGCAGCTGATGAAGCCGGCATCGCCATGGTCTTCACCGGCATGCGCCACTTCCGTCACTAA
- the fis gene encoding DNA-binding transcriptional regulator Fis, with amino-acid sequence MTMMTETLVSGTTPVSDNVNLKQHLNTPSEEGQTLRGSVEKALHNYFAHLEGAAVTDVYNLVLSEVEAPLLECVMNYVKGNQTKASEMLGLNRGTLRKKLKQYDLL; translated from the coding sequence ATGACGATGATGACCGAGACTTTAGTGAGTGGAACAACACCCGTGAGCGACAACGTGAATTTGAAACAGCACCTCAATACCCCAAGCGAAGAAGGTCAGACCCTTCGCGGGAGTGTCGAGAAAGCGCTGCACAATTATTTCGCCCACCTTGAGGGCGCTGCCGTCACGGATGTGTACAACCTGGTGCTCTCCGAAGTCGAGGCTCCCCTGCTCGAATGCGTGATGAACTACGTCAAGGGCAACCAGACCAAGGCCAGCGAGATGCTCGGACTCAACCGAGGCACACTGCGCAAGAAACTCAAGCAGTACGATTTGCTGTAA
- the dusB gene encoding tRNA dihydrouridine synthase DusB: MSAVRIGPYTLHNGLILAPMAGVTDQPFRQLCKRLGAGLVVSEMVTSDMSLWNTRKSRMRMIHEGDPEPRSVQIAGGDAQMLADAARANVELGAQIIDINMGCPAKKVCNKAAGSALLKDEALVTEILQAVVAAVDVPVTLKIRTGWDRDNKNGLTVAKIAEQAGITALAVHGRTRADLYTGEAEYDTIAAIKQAVSMPVFANGDIDSPEKARYVLDATGADGLLIGRAAQGRPWIFREIDHFLRTGEKLPALELVEVERILLEHLAALHAFYGDVMGVRIARKHVGWYLATLPGAREFRAHFNRLDGTETQCANVREFFAERYKSLTGDGEWVAA, encoded by the coding sequence ATGTCGGCGGTACGCATCGGTCCATATACATTACACAACGGCTTGATTCTCGCCCCCATGGCGGGCGTCACCGACCAACCCTTTCGTCAGTTGTGCAAGCGATTGGGCGCGGGACTAGTAGTCTCGGAAATGGTCACCAGCGACATGAGTTTATGGAACACCCGCAAGTCGCGGATGCGCATGATCCACGAAGGTGATCCCGAGCCACGCTCGGTACAGATCGCCGGTGGCGATGCGCAGATGCTGGCGGATGCGGCCCGGGCCAACGTCGAACTGGGCGCACAGATTATTGATATCAATATGGGTTGTCCGGCGAAGAAGGTCTGCAACAAGGCCGCCGGCTCCGCACTTTTGAAAGATGAAGCACTGGTAACCGAGATCCTGCAGGCCGTCGTGGCGGCGGTCGATGTGCCGGTCACCTTGAAGATCCGTACCGGTTGGGACCGGGACAACAAGAACGGCCTGACGGTGGCGAAGATCGCCGAGCAGGCAGGCATTACGGCGCTGGCGGTCCATGGCCGCACCCGTGCCGATCTGTACACCGGTGAAGCCGAGTACGACACCATTGCCGCGATCAAGCAGGCGGTGTCGATGCCGGTTTTCGCCAACGGCGATATCGATTCGCCGGAAAAGGCCCGCTACGTGCTCGACGCGACCGGTGCCGATGGCCTGTTGATTGGCCGGGCTGCCCAAGGGCGGCCATGGATTTTTCGCGAGATCGACCATTTCCTGCGTACCGGCGAGAAGCTCCCGGCACTGGAACTGGTCGAGGTGGAACGCATCCTGCTAGAGCATCTGGCTGCGCTGCACGCCTTCTATGGAGACGTGATGGGCGTACGCATTGCTCGAAAGCATGTGGGCTGGTATCTCGCAACCCTGCCGGGCGCCAGGGAGTTTCGCGCCCACTTCAATCGTTTGGATGGTACGGAAACACAATGCGCCAACGTTCGGGAGTTCTTCGCCGAGCGTTACAAGAGCCTGACAGGGGACGGAGAGTGGGTGGCCGCATGA
- a CDS encoding DUF3426 domain-containing protein has protein sequence MTDSFVTQCPHCQTSFRVSHAQLSVARGVVRCGSCLQVFNAAKQLLEQAGKEPVVPVAPAVVETPPAAEPRAISQKQWSAAELDLDSLDLDEELARLEQREIQPTTEFGRPREDSLSARRDSVENDEEPWTTDSLFSESAADRAQAVDDLDNLDTLDTPVSEEPLKETGILARTEPSLSLEPVELDDEPQPPQLRLHDPLDAPLHHERLSATTTEEIDDELPSVEPLRKRRERGEPGVRAEVLQDLTDDPLQLDWQKRRSPWGRRFFWLLMILLGAGALVGQYVAYHFDELARQDQYRPWFQQLCPQIGCTVPSKVDIAKIKSSNLVVRSHPEFSGALVVDAIIYNRATFSQPFPLLELRFADLNGHLIASRRFKPGEYLNGDLEGMVEMPPQTPIHIALDILDPGAKAVNYSLSFHSPE, from the coding sequence ATGACCGACAGCTTCGTCACCCAGTGCCCGCATTGCCAAACCAGCTTCCGCGTAAGCCATGCTCAGTTGAGCGTGGCACGTGGTGTCGTTCGCTGTGGCTCATGCCTGCAGGTGTTCAACGCTGCCAAGCAATTGCTTGAGCAGGCCGGCAAAGAGCCGGTCGTGCCGGTCGCTCCGGCTGTCGTCGAAACACCGCCAGCCGCGGAACCCCGGGCCATCAGCCAAAAGCAATGGTCCGCCGCCGAACTGGATCTGGACAGCCTCGACCTCGACGAAGAACTTGCCCGCCTTGAACAGCGGGAAATCCAGCCGACCACCGAATTCGGCCGGCCTCGTGAAGACAGCCTCAGCGCACGCCGCGACAGCGTCGAAAATGACGAGGAACCCTGGACCACCGACAGCCTGTTCAGCGAATCGGCCGCCGACCGCGCTCAAGCGGTCGACGATCTGGATAACCTCGATACACTCGACACACCTGTCTCAGAGGAACCGCTGAAGGAAACGGGCATACTCGCACGCACCGAACCGTCGCTGTCACTGGAACCCGTGGAGCTGGACGACGAACCGCAGCCTCCGCAGCTTCGCCTGCACGATCCGCTCGATGCACCGCTTCATCACGAACGCCTGTCGGCAACGACAACTGAAGAAATCGACGACGAACTGCCCTCGGTCGAACCGCTGCGAAAACGCCGCGAGCGCGGCGAACCGGGGGTTCGTGCCGAAGTCTTGCAGGACCTGACCGATGACCCACTGCAACTGGACTGGCAAAAACGCCGTTCGCCGTGGGGTCGCCGTTTCTTCTGGCTACTGATGATCCTGCTCGGCGCCGGTGCTCTCGTCGGCCAGTACGTCGCCTACCACTTCGACGAACTGGCGCGCCAGGACCAGTACCGCCCATGGTTCCAGCAGTTGTGCCCGCAAATCGGTTGCACCGTGCCTTCCAAGGTCGACATCGCGAAGATCAAAAGCAGCAATCTGGTGGTCCGCAGCCACCCGGAATTCAGCGGTGCACTGGTGGTCGATGCGATCATCTACAACCGCGCGACCTTCTCCCAGCCTTTCCCGCTGCTGGAACTGCGTTTTGCCGACCTCAACGGCCATCTGATCGCCAGTCGTCGCTTCAAACCCGGCGAGTACCTCAACGGCGACCTCGAAGGCATGGTGGAAATGCCTCCGCAAACGCCGATTCACATCGCGCTGGACATTCTCGACCCCGGCGCAAAAGCGGTGAACTACAGCCTGAGCTTCCACTCGCCCGAGTGA
- the prmA gene encoding 50S ribosomal protein L11 methyltransferase gives MPWLQVRLAISPEQAETYEDAFLEVGAVSVTFMDAEDQPIFEPELNTTPLWSHTHLLALFEGGTEPGPVLAHLELLTGSPLPEHHSEVIEDQDWERSWMDGFQPMRFGQRLWIVPSWHAAPEPDAVNLLLDPGLAFGTGTHPTTALCLEWLDGQDLKDCNVLDFGCGSGILAIAALLLGAKQAVGTDIDVQALEASRDNAGRNQIADERFPLYLPEDLPQVQADVLVANILAGPLVSLAPQLSGLVKSGGRLALSGILAEQGDEVAAAYAKDFDLDPIANRDGWVRITGRRR, from the coding sequence ATGCCTTGGCTGCAAGTCCGTCTCGCCATCAGCCCAGAACAAGCCGAAACCTACGAAGACGCTTTCCTTGAAGTGGGCGCCGTGTCGGTGACCTTCATGGACGCCGAAGATCAGCCGATCTTCGAGCCGGAACTCAACACCACGCCACTGTGGTCGCACACGCACCTGCTGGCCCTGTTCGAAGGTGGCACCGAGCCCGGCCCGGTGCTGGCTCATCTGGAATTGCTGACCGGCAGCCCGCTGCCCGAGCATCACAGCGAAGTGATCGAAGACCAGGACTGGGAGCGCAGCTGGATGGACGGTTTCCAGCCGATGCGTTTCGGCCAGCGCCTGTGGATCGTGCCGAGCTGGCACGCGGCGCCGGAGCCTGATGCGGTAAACCTGCTGCTCGATCCGGGCCTGGCGTTCGGCACCGGCACTCACCCGACCACCGCGCTGTGCCTGGAATGGCTCGACGGTCAGGACCTGAAGGACTGCAACGTGCTGGACTTCGGCTGCGGTTCGGGGATTCTGGCGATTGCCGCCCTGCTGCTGGGCGCGAAGCAAGCGGTCGGCACCGACATCGACGTACAGGCGCTGGAAGCCTCCCGCGACAACGCCGGGCGCAACCAAATTGCTGATGAACGCTTCCCGCTGTACCTGCCGGAAGATCTGCCGCAAGTTCAGGCCGACGTGCTGGTCGCCAACATTCTCGCCGGTCCGCTGGTGTCCCTGGCGCCGCAACTGTCCGGTCTGGTCAAGTCCGGCGGGCGTCTGGCGCTGTCGGGCATCCTTGCCGAGCAAGGCGATGAGGTCGCTGCCGCCTACGCCAAGGACTTCGATCTGGATCCGATCGCCAATCGCGATGGCTGGGTGCGCATCACAGGCCGTCGGCGCTAG
- the accC gene encoding acetyl-CoA carboxylase biotin carboxylase subunit, with the protein MTAKLEKVLIANRGEIALRILRACKEMGIKTVAVYSKADKELMHLGLADESVCIGPASAAHSYLHIPAIIAAAEVTGATAIHPGYGFLAENADFAEQVENSGFAFIGPKAETIRLMGDKVSAKHAMIAAGVPTVPGSDGPLPEDEETALRIGREVGYPVIIKAAGGGGGRGMRVVHKEEDLISFAKLTRTEAGAAFGNPMVYLEKFLTNPRHVEVQVLSDGQGHAIHLGDRDCSLQRRHQKVLEEAPAPGIDEKARQEVFARCVKACIDIGYRGAGTFEFLYENGRFYFIEMNTRVQVEHPVSEMVTGIDIVKEMLSIAAGNKLSFTQDDVVIRGHALECRINAEDPKTFMPSPGTVKHFHAPGGNGVRVDSHLYSGYAVPPNYDSLIGKLITYGATRDEAMARMRNALDEIVVDGIKTNIPLHRDLTRDEGFCKGGVNIHYLEHKLAAEKH; encoded by the coding sequence ATGACTGCGAAGTTGGAAAAAGTTCTGATCGCCAACCGCGGTGAGATCGCCCTGCGGATCCTGCGCGCTTGCAAAGAGATGGGCATCAAGACCGTCGCCGTTTACTCCAAGGCTGACAAGGAACTGATGCACCTGGGTCTGGCAGACGAGTCCGTCTGCATCGGCCCGGCATCGGCCGCCCACTCCTACCTGCACATTCCGGCAATCATCGCCGCAGCCGAAGTGACTGGCGCCACCGCCATTCACCCGGGCTACGGTTTCCTTGCGGAAAACGCCGACTTCGCCGAGCAGGTCGAGAACTCCGGCTTCGCCTTCATCGGTCCGAAAGCTGAAACCATCCGCCTGATGGGCGACAAGGTTTCGGCCAAGCACGCGATGATCGCCGCTGGCGTACCGACCGTTCCCGGTTCTGACGGCCCGCTGCCGGAAGACGAAGAAACCGCTCTGCGCATTGGTCGCGAAGTCGGTTACCCGGTGATCATCAAAGCCGCTGGCGGCGGCGGTGGTCGCGGCATGCGCGTTGTGCATAAAGAAGAAGACCTGATCTCCTTCGCCAAGCTGACCCGCACCGAAGCAGGCGCGGCGTTCGGCAACCCGATGGTCTATCTGGAAAAATTCCTGACCAACCCACGTCACGTGGAAGTCCAGGTTCTTTCCGACGGTCAGGGCCATGCCATCCATCTGGGCGACCGCGACTGCTCGCTGCAACGCCGCCACCAGAAAGTTCTCGAAGAAGCGCCGGCACCGGGCATCGACGAGAAAGCTCGCCAGGAAGTCTTCGCCCGCTGCGTCAAGGCGTGCATAGACATCGGTTACCGTGGCGCAGGTACTTTCGAGTTCCTGTACGAGAACGGTCGCTTCTACTTCATCGAGATGAACACTCGTGTCCAGGTAGAGCACCCGGTTTCGGAAATGGTCACCGGTATCGACATCGTCAAGGAGATGCTCAGCATCGCCGCCGGCAACAAGCTGTCGTTCACCCAGGATGACGTGGTCATCCGCGGTCACGCGCTGGAATGCCGGATCAACGCCGAAGACCCGAAAACCTTCATGCCGAGCCCAGGCACGGTCAAGCACTTCCACGCTCCAGGCGGCAACGGCGTTCGCGTCGACTCGCACCTGTACAGTGGTTATGCCGTTCCGCCGAACTACGATTCGTTGATCGGCAAGCTGATCACCTACGGCGCAACCCGCGACGAAGCCATGGCGCGCATGCGCAATGCGCTGGACGAGATCGTGGTTGACGGGATCAAGACCAACATCCCGCTACACCGCGACCTGACCCGCGACGAAGGCTTCTGCAAAGGGGGCGTGAACATTCACTACCTCGAGCACAAGCTGGCTGCCGAGAAGCACTAA
- the accB gene encoding acetyl-CoA carboxylase biotin carboxyl carrier protein, translated as MDIRKVKKLIELLEESGIDELEIKEGEESVRISRHSKTPAQQYYAPAPMPAPAAAPAAAAPAAAAPAAPAAPVLNGTVARSPMVGTFYRKSSPTSPSFVEVGQTVKKGDTLCIVEAMKMMNHIEAETSGVIESILVEDGQPVEYDQPLFTIV; from the coding sequence ATGGATATCCGTAAAGTTAAGAAACTGATCGAATTGCTGGAAGAGTCCGGCATCGACGAGCTCGAGATCAAGGAAGGCGAAGAGTCCGTACGCATCAGCCGTCATAGCAAGACCCCGGCTCAGCAGTACTACGCACCGGCTCCAATGCCTGCTCCGGCTGCCGCACCTGCCGCCGCCGCTCCAGCTGCCGCTGCACCAGCCGCTCCTGCTGCGCCAGTGTTGAACGGCACCGTTGCCCGTTCGCCGATGGTCGGTACGTTCTATCGCAAGTCTTCGCCAACCTCGCCGTCCTTCGTTGAAGTCGGCCAGACCGTGAAGAAAGGCGACACCCTGTGCATCGTTGAAGCCATGAAGATGATGAACCACATCGAAGCTGAAACCAGCGGTGTGATCGAATCCATCCTCGTTGAAGACGGCCAGCCGGTTGAGTACGACCAACCGCTGTTCACCATCGTTTGA
- the aroQ gene encoding type II 3-dehydroquinate dehydratase, protein MATLLVLHGPNLNLLGTREPGTYGATTLAQINQDLERRAREGGHHLLHLQSNAEYELIDRIHAARSEGVDFILINPAAFTHTSVALRDALLAVSIPFIEVHLSNVHKREPFRHHSYFSDVAVGVICGLGASGYRLALEAALEQLETQATT, encoded by the coding sequence ATGGCGACGCTACTCGTCCTGCACGGACCCAACCTGAACTTGCTCGGCACCCGCGAACCGGGCACCTACGGCGCCACGACACTGGCGCAGATCAACCAGGACCTGGAACGCCGCGCCCGTGAAGGCGGCCACCATTTGCTGCACCTGCAAAGCAACGCCGAGTACGAATTGATTGACCGAATCCACGCCGCTCGCAGCGAAGGCGTTGACTTCATTTTGATCAACCCAGCAGCTTTTACACATACAAGTGTCGCATTACGTGACGCGCTGCTGGCGGTGAGCATCCCATTCATCGAAGTGCATTTGTCCAACGTGCACAAACGCGAACCTTTCCGCCATCACTCTTACTTCTCCGACGTAGCGGTGGGAGTGATCTGCGGCCTTGGCGCCAGCGGTTACCGACTGGCCCTGGAGGCCGCGCTAGAACAGCTTGAAACACAGGCAACGACTTGA
- a CDS encoding protein-disulfide reductase DsbD has protein sequence MRRLLCLLFLVLALPASASGLLESRPSSILGSINNSADFLPVREAFQLSLVESTPQSIKLRFVATEGYYLYRHRFQFRADPAEVVLGAAQLPDGQKKHDEYFGDVEVYHGILDVELPRPDQRAFTLAVTYQGCADKGLCYPPETERLSIDGSGSPATTHDWSWRELALFFLAGLGLTFTPCVLPMLPILSGVVLRGQFGGWRGFNLSLAYVLPMAICFALLGALMGMFGAQLNLQARLQSAWVLVPFAMFFVVFALAMFGVFELKLPQAISTRLDRIAGRTEGGSLWGAAVLGVVSSLLVSPCVSAPLAGALLYISASGDALGGGLKLFMLGLGMGAPLLLVATGGAAWLPKSGPWLVYVKNAIGVLLLGLAIGLLSRVLPGQVTLLLIGLLAAGVGLFMGALEFVYKPPRKRLGQLFGIFLLFYALACWYGGFSGQSDPFNPIGQSRTVVSTEAAPETSTWQTVSTPADLDRVLAEASSSGTPLLLDWYADWCISCKVIEHEVLNDTTVVERLKGYRLVRFDITESNAEQRALLDRYKLFGPPALMFFGKDGVERADVRVIGEINAADFAERVAKANDRI, from the coding sequence ATGCGCCGTTTGCTCTGCCTGCTGTTTCTGGTCCTCGCCCTGCCGGCCTCCGCCAGCGGTTTGCTGGAGAGTCGCCCCAGTTCTATCCTGGGCTCGATCAACAACAGCGCCGATTTTCTGCCGGTGCGCGAAGCGTTTCAGCTGAGCCTGGTGGAAAGCACACCGCAATCGATCAAACTGCGCTTCGTCGCCACCGAGGGTTATTACCTCTATCGCCATCGTTTTCAGTTCCGCGCCGATCCGGCCGAGGTCGTGCTCGGCGCGGCGCAATTGCCCGATGGGCAAAAAAAGCACGATGAGTACTTCGGCGATGTCGAGGTCTACCACGGCATTCTCGATGTAGAGCTGCCGCGCCCCGATCAGCGCGCCTTCACCCTGGCCGTGACTTATCAGGGCTGCGCCGACAAAGGTTTGTGTTATCCGCCGGAAACCGAGCGCCTGAGCATCGACGGCAGCGGCAGTCCTGCAACGACGCATGACTGGAGCTGGCGCGAACTGGCGCTGTTCTTCCTCGCCGGCCTCGGCCTGACCTTTACCCCGTGCGTGCTGCCGATGCTGCCGATCCTTTCCGGCGTGGTGCTGCGCGGTCAGTTCGGTGGCTGGCGCGGTTTCAATCTGTCGCTCGCCTATGTGCTGCCAATGGCAATCTGCTTCGCTTTGCTTGGCGCGTTGATGGGGATGTTCGGCGCGCAGCTGAATCTTCAGGCGCGGCTGCAATCGGCGTGGGTGCTGGTGCCGTTCGCGATGTTTTTTGTCGTGTTCGCTTTGGCGATGTTCGGCGTGTTTGAACTCAAGTTGCCGCAAGCCATCAGCACTCGACTGGACCGGATTGCCGGACGCACCGAGGGTGGCTCGCTGTGGGGCGCGGCGGTGCTGGGCGTGGTTTCCAGCCTGTTGGTTTCGCCCTGCGTTTCGGCACCATTGGCCGGCGCGTTGCTGTACATCAGCGCCAGCGGCGATGCCTTGGGCGGCGGTTTGAAACTGTTCATGCTCGGCCTCGGCATGGGCGCCCCGTTGTTGTTGGTCGCGACCGGCGGCGCGGCGTGGCTGCCGAAAAGCGGACCGTGGCTGGTCTACGTGAAAAACGCGATTGGCGTGTTGCTGCTGGGGCTGGCGATCGGCTTGCTCAGCCGGGTGTTGCCGGGCCAGGTCACCTTGCTGTTGATCGGCTTGCTGGCCGCTGGCGTCGGGTTGTTCATGGGCGCGCTGGAGTTCGTCTACAAACCGCCGAGAAAACGCCTGGGCCAACTGTTCGGAATATTCCTGCTGTTTTATGCGCTGGCCTGTTGGTATGGCGGGTTCAGCGGGCAGAGCGATCCGTTCAATCCGATCGGCCAGTCGCGCACAGTCGTCAGCACCGAAGCCGCACCCGAGACCAGCACCTGGCAAACCGTCAGTACTCCGGCAGATCTTGACCGTGTGCTCGCTGAAGCCAGCTCGTCCGGCACCCCGCTGCTGCTGGACTGGTACGCCGACTGGTGCATCAGCTGCAAAGTCATCGAGCACGAAGTGCTGAATGACACTACCGTTGTCGAACGCCTCAAGGGCTATCGTCTCGTTCGCTTCGATATCACCGAGAGCAACGCCGAACAACGCGCATTGCTTGACCGCTACAAACTGTTCGGCCCTCCAGCGCTGATGTTTTTCGGCAAGGACGGCGTCGAACGTGCCGATGTGCGGGTGATCGGCGAGATCAATGCGGCGGACTTCGCCGAACGTGTTGCCAAAGCAAATGACCGGATTTAA